Proteins encoded by one window of Manduca sexta isolate Smith_Timp_Sample1 chromosome 12, JHU_Msex_v1.0, whole genome shotgun sequence:
- the LOC115448686 gene encoding uncharacterized protein LOC115448686 isoform X2, which translates to MLPPQQEPKRRMSTQKPREIRKKVQNKKASLPQPSGHLAPLEDDEMDNDEVVSVAIGPPPIRPKYEKTNWKHQPRLVKNVSNVTIINFVKDLLTQLGHDMLSRQVNEDFVFGQYVGNAMKNLTSDLRLNMQHEVLNLIVKYQKLNRGDPVAKADDKTTTPAPKDVKIEKKAAPNDTDEGWPDFTNLAKIVG; encoded by the exons ATGTTGCCGCCCCAACAAGAGCCTAAACGACGTATGAGCACTCAGaaaccaagggaaataaggaaAAAG GTGCAAAACAAAAAAGCAAGCCTTCCCCAGCCATCTGGGCATCTCGCCCCTCTAGAAGATGATGAGATGGACAACGATGAAGTAGTTTCAGTAGCGATCGGCCCGCCTCCAATACGTCCCAAATACGAGAAAACCAACTGGAAACACCAACCTAGACTcgttaaaaatgtttcaaacgTTACCATAATCAATTTCGTGAAGGATCTTCTCACACAATTGGGGCATGACATGCTATCGAGGCAGGTTAATGAAGATTTCGTGTTTGGCCAGTATGTGGGTAATGCTATGAAGAATTTGACAAGTGATTTGAGGTTGAACATGCAACACGAGGTCTTGAATCTGATAGTAAAGTACCAGAAGCTGAACCGTGGGGATCCTGTGGCAAAGGCAGATGATAAAACGACGACACCAGCACCAAAGGATGTGAAAATTGAAAAGAAAGCCGCACCTAATGATACGGATGAGGGATGGCCTGATTTTACTAACTTGGCTAAGATTGTAGGTTAG
- the LOC115448686 gene encoding uncharacterized protein LOC115448686 isoform X1, which yields MYCVNSLLLFLILSPTLMEAWRSSIEDKENTRVIRKGVHYHSKRHMLPPQQEPKRRMSTQKPREIRKKVQNKKASLPQPSGHLAPLEDDEMDNDEVVSVAIGPPPIRPKYEKTNWKHQPRLVKNVSNVTIINFVKDLLTQLGHDMLSRQVNEDFVFGQYVGNAMKNLTSDLRLNMQHEVLNLIVKYQKLNRGDPVAKADDKTTTPAPKDVKIEKKAAPNDTDEGWPDFTNLAKIVG from the exons ATGTACTGTGTCAATAGTTTGTTGTTGTTCTTGATTTTATCGCCTACATTAATG GAAGCATGGAGATCGTCAATAGAAGATAAAGAAAACACACGAGTGATAAGAAAAGGCGTGCACTACCATTCGAAACGGCACATGTTGCCGCCCCAACAAGAGCCTAAACGACGTATGAGCACTCAGaaaccaagggaaataaggaaAAAG GTGCAAAACAAAAAAGCAAGCCTTCCCCAGCCATCTGGGCATCTCGCCCCTCTAGAAGATGATGAGATGGACAACGATGAAGTAGTTTCAGTAGCGATCGGCCCGCCTCCAATACGTCCCAAATACGAGAAAACCAACTGGAAACACCAACCTAGACTcgttaaaaatgtttcaaacgTTACCATAATCAATTTCGTGAAGGATCTTCTCACACAATTGGGGCATGACATGCTATCGAGGCAGGTTAATGAAGATTTCGTGTTTGGCCAGTATGTGGGTAATGCTATGAAGAATTTGACAAGTGATTTGAGGTTGAACATGCAACACGAGGTCTTGAATCTGATAGTAAAGTACCAGAAGCTGAACCGTGGGGATCCTGTGGCAAAGGCAGATGATAAAACGACGACACCAGCACCAAAGGATGTGAAAATTGAAAAGAAAGCCGCACCTAATGATACGGATGAGGGATGGCCTGATTTTACTAACTTGGCTAAGATTGTAGGTTAG